The sequence TCAAGTTCATCCATTGCAACTTCAACATTAAAGTGGCCTGCGTTAGTGAGGATTGCTCCATCTTTTAGAAGTTCAAAGTGTCTCGAGTCGATAACATTCGTATTTCCGGTGCAGGTTACAAAAATGTCGCCAATTTTCGCTGCGTTTTTCATTTCCATAACTTCAAAACCATCCATATATGCTTCGATTGCTTTGACTGGGTCTACCTCGGTTACCACGACCCGTGCGCCAAGTCCACGAGCGCGCATTGCAACGCCTTTTCCAACCCAGCCGTATCCAGCAACTACAGCAGTCTTTCCTGCAATATTAATGTTTGTTGTCCTCATTATCGCATCCCAGGTCGATTGCCCCGTGCCGTATCTGTTATCGAAAAGGTGCTTACATTTCCCATTATTTACTGCAATTACGGGGAACTTCAGGAGTTTTGCGTTTTCGAGTGCCTTGTCTCGTATAACACCAGTTGTAGTCTCCTCACAAGCCCCCAGAACACCCTTCAAAAGGTCTTTTCTTTCATAGTGGAGAAGATGGACGAGGTCTCCACCGTCGTCAATAACTATGTGAGGTTTCACTTCAAGGGTCTTTTTGATGTTTTCGAGATGCTCTTCCTCAGTTTCACCTCTTCTTGCAAAAACTGGAATACCGAAGTTCCTCAATGCCTCTGCAACATCGTCCTGTGTCGTAAGCGGATTTGAGCCAGACACATAGATGTTTGCACCACCCATCTTAAGCACTTTTGCAAGGTTTGCGGTTTTCGCTTCAAGATGAATTGATAGTGCAATGTTTACGCCCTTAAAAGGCAATCTCTTTTCAAAATCCTCTTTTATCTTTTGAAGAATTTTCATGTGGGTGAAAGCCCACTCTAACTTTCTTTCTCCTTCGTGCATTTCTCACCTCTAAACAATTCTATTCTGTAGCGTTGCTGCTTTAACCGTGTTTCTAAATAGCATTAGTGTTGTT is a genomic window of Caldisericum sp. containing:
- a CDS encoding adenosylhomocysteinase gives rise to the protein MHEGERKLEWAFTHMKILQKIKEDFEKRLPFKGVNIALSIHLEAKTANLAKVLKMGGANIYVSGSNPLTTQDDVAEALRNFGIPVFARRGETEEEHLENIKKTLEVKPHIVIDDGGDLVHLLHYERKDLLKGVLGACEETTTGVIRDKALENAKLLKFPVIAVNNGKCKHLFDNRYGTGQSTWDAIMRTTNINIAGKTAVVAGYGWVGKGVAMRARGLGARVVVTEVDPVKAIEAYMDGFEVMEMKNAAKIGDIFVTCTGNTNVIDSRHFELLKDGAILTNAGHFNVEVAMDELEKEKVSKREVRKNIDEYTLKNGRRIYVLGEGRLVNLACADGHPIEIMDLSFALQALSAEYLLTHKLENRVYDVPEEIDTKVAKLFLEANGIKIDKLTKKQIDYLTKPH